Part of the Candidatus Eisenbacteria bacterium genome is shown below.
GAGCACGATCGGAATCGTCAGTTACGGCATTTACCTGCCGGATCACTTTGAAACTGCCGAGGAGGTCGCTGCGCGGGCCGGACTGACGTTTGAGGAGGTCATTGCGTTAGGAATTCGGCGGAAGTGCCGGCCCGCGGATGAAGACCAGCCCATCCCCATGGCAGTCAAGGCAGCGAAACAGGCCTTTGAGCGAGCTGGCCGCGTGAGGCCCGAGGAGGTGGATCTCGTTCTGTGGACGGGCGAGGAGTACAAAGACTACATCGCTCAGACAGCTTCGATCCGGCTTCAAGAGGAGGTGGAGTGCCGGAACGCATGGGCCTTCGACCTGGTCGATCAGGGGATAACGACCATTCTCGGCCTGCGGGTCGCTCGCGACATGATGATCGGCGATAGAAGCATCAACACAGTCCTTCTGGCCGGTGGAACCAGAAATGTAGATCTGGTGGATTACACCAACCCAAGTACGTGGTGGATGCTTCCCACTTCGGCAAGCGGCGGAGCTCTGTTGCTTCGACGTGGGCATCCAGCTAACGTCCTTCAGGAAACGCTTTTTCTGATCGATCAAGAGATGGCTGACGAAGTCTATGTACCCGGCGGAGGTACCATGCATCCCTTCAGCCCTGAAAATCTCGACACGGAGATAATGCATTACCATACTCCCAATCCCCCAATAGTCTCCAGTTACTTGAGCCTTCGATTCGCCAAGAGACTCATCGAAGTGATTCGGAGCGCCGCCGAAGCAGAGAAATCAGTGGACTACTTAGCCCTCCGACATCTTCACCCACGGGATCGGGAACAGGTGCTGAGAGAACTCAACCTCACGAATGAGCAGTCCGAACCACTTGAAGAAGTGGGCCACCACGGAACCAATGATCCCTTGATCTCTGTCGATCTCGCACTGAAAAGAG
Proteins encoded:
- a CDS encoding 3-oxoacyl-[acyl-carrier-protein] synthase III C-terminal domain-containing protein, producing MDGKESTIGIVSYGIYLPDHFETAEEVAARAGLTFEEVIALGIRRKCRPADEDQPIPMAVKAAKQAFERAGRVRPEEVDLVLWTGEEYKDYIAQTASIRLQEEVECRNAWAFDLVDQGITTILGLRVARDMMIGDRSINTVLLAGGTRNVDLVDYTNPSTWWMLPTSASGGALLLRRGHPANVLQETLFLIDQEMADEVYVPGGGTMHPFSPENLDTEIMHYHTPNPPIVSSYLSLRFAKRLIEVIRSAAEAEKSVDYLALRHLHPRDREQVLRELNLTNEQSEPLEEVGHHGTNDPLISVDLALKRGRISDGARVVLASAGIGFSYAAAVILWGRK